In Paenibacillus algicola, a genomic segment contains:
- a CDS encoding SDR family oxidoreductase, with the protein MKTAVFGANGQIGRIFTDLWIREQHGEVRALIRSSDQAGYFEELGADPVLLNLEDDVNTLAKALEGCEAVVFAAGSGGDTGADMTLLIDLDGAVKASEAALKAGIDRFVLVSAMGAGERERWSDSIKPYYVAKHYADQAVESSGLSYTILRPGALTNDEGSGNIEAGPSLEPGSIPRADVAAAIVTALLEPNTQGKSFELIEGSTPISEALSKL; encoded by the coding sequence ATGAAGACAGCAGTGTTTGGAGCAAACGGACAAATTGGAAGAATCTTCACAGACCTCTGGATTCGAGAGCAGCATGGTGAGGTAAGAGCTTTGATACGAAGCAGTGATCAGGCAGGGTATTTTGAAGAACTCGGTGCAGATCCTGTGCTGCTTAATCTGGAGGATGATGTCAACACACTGGCGAAGGCGCTTGAAGGCTGTGAAGCAGTTGTTTTTGCTGCAGGCTCTGGAGGGGATACCGGGGCAGATATGACGCTGCTGATCGACCTCGACGGGGCGGTGAAAGCTTCCGAGGCAGCCTTGAAAGCAGGCATTGACCGGTTTGTGCTGGTGAGTGCTATGGGTGCAGGTGAACGGGAGCGCTGGAGCGACAGCATCAAGCCATATTATGTGGCCAAGCACTATGCCGATCAGGCCGTTGAATCCAGCGGACTTTCTTATACGATATTGCGTCCGGGTGCGCTGACCAATGACGAGGGCAGTGGAAACATTGAAGCGGGGCCGAGTCTTGAGCCTGGAAGTATTCCAAGAGCAGATGTTGCTGCTGCCATTGTGACTGCATTATTAGAGCCTAACACACAGGGCAAATCGTTTGAGCTGATTGAGGGCAGTACACCAATATCAGAAGCTTTATCAAAGCTCTGA
- a CDS encoding FixH family protein, with translation MKSTGTKLSLKRNAALWSALLLAAIALAGCSGESVKGSGGEWVLEDPILIELTLSKEVAAVGEAVSMIAKVTQSGEPVDDADTVEFEITQEGGGMQVKVPAQHSGNGNYELQKRFTDTGTYRIVSHVTARGMHSMPVKELQVTP, from the coding sequence ATGAAGAGCACTGGCACGAAGCTGTCTTTGAAAAGAAATGCTGCTCTATGGTCCGCGCTCCTGCTCGCCGCGATTGCACTGGCTGGCTGCAGTGGGGAGTCCGTCAAAGGGAGTGGCGGGGAATGGGTGCTAGAGGATCCGATCCTCATTGAATTAACTTTGAGCAAAGAGGTGGCCGCTGTCGGCGAGGCTGTGTCCATGATCGCGAAGGTCACTCAATCGGGCGAACCGGTGGATGATGCGGATACCGTAGAATTCGAAATTACGCAGGAAGGCGGAGGCATGCAGGTAAAGGTCCCGGCACAGCACTCCGGCAACGGAAATTATGAACTTCAGAAGAGGTTTACGGATACGGGTACATACCGAATTGTCTCTCACGTTACCGCGAGGGGAATGCATTCCATGCCTGTCAAGGAACTACAGGTTACCCCATAG
- a CDS encoding cupin domain-containing protein — MAEIVIRNTNERISGEENVRQFLNSQEVVYEHWNMDKLPQELQEQFSLSDDDKKRILDIFDEEIRDLAARRGYKIWDVITLSESTPNLEELLQKFEEVHTHTEDEIRAIVGGKGIFIIKGAEDVGYFNVELEPGDVISVPENTPHFFTLMDNKQIVAVRLFIEANGWIATPVPNPGL, encoded by the coding sequence ATGGCTGAAATTGTAATTCGCAACACGAACGAAAGAATCTCCGGCGAGGAAAATGTTCGTCAATTCCTAAACTCGCAAGAGGTCGTATACGAGCATTGGAATATGGATAAGCTTCCACAGGAGCTGCAGGAGCAGTTTTCACTCTCTGATGATGACAAGAAACGAATTCTTGATATTTTTGATGAAGAAATTCGGGATCTGGCTGCCCGCCGCGGCTATAAAATCTGGGACGTCATCACCCTGTCTGAATCTACCCCTAACCTGGAAGAGCTTCTGCAAAAATTTGAAGAGGTTCACACTCATACTGAAGATGAAATCCGCGCTATTGTTGGCGGTAAAGGCATTTTCATTATTAAAGGTGCAGAGGATGTAGGTTATTTTAATGTGGAATTGGAGCCGGGGGACGTTATTTCCGTACCTGAGAATACGCCGCACTTCTTTACATTAATGGATAACAAGCAAATTGTAGCCGTTCGTTTGTTCATTGAAGCCAATGGCTGGATCGCGACACCCGTGCCTAACCCAGGCCTGTAA
- the metH gene encoding methionine synthase, producing MSKPSLQDMLKERILILDGAMGTMIQQEDLSPEDFGGEELDGCNEMLVLERPDVIQYIHEKYLEAGADLIETNTFGATSVVLAEYDIPHLAKEINLEAARLARAAVDKYSTPERPRYVIGALGPTTKTLSVTGGVTFAELIESYEEQVVALIEGGVDALLLETSQDTLNVKAGTIGIRQAFESCGVQLPIMISGTIEPMGTTLAGQNIEAFCISLEHIQPISIGLNCATGPEFMRDHIRSLSDMSSAAISCYPNAGLPDENGHYHESPESLAQKMGAFAEKGWLNIAGGCCGTTPEHIRALSEVMSRYAPRPLSGSHLPALSGIDPVYIEQDNRPYMVGERTNVLGSRKFKRLIVEGKYEEASEIARAQVKNGAHIIDVCVQDPDREEKADMIAFLELVVKKVKVPLMIDTTDPEVIDLALSYSQGKAIINSINLEDGEEKFEHVTPLIHKYGAAVVVGTIDESGQAIHREDKLNVAKRSYELLVHKYGIKPEDIIFDTLVFPVGTGDEQYIGSAKETIEGIRLIKEAMPECHTILGISNVSFGLPEAGREVLNSVFLYECTKAGLDYAIVNTEKLERYASISDEEKRLAEDLIYRTNDDTLSAFVAAFRNKKVEKKEKISNLSLEERLASYVVEGSKEGLIPDLNEALKKSSPLQIINGPLMEGMSEVGRLFNNNELIVAEVLQSAEVMKASVAYLEPFMEKNESSVKGKIMLATVKGDVHDIGKNLVEIILANNGYHIVNLGIKVPPEQIIEAYRREQPDAIGLSGLLVKSAQQMVLTAQDLKTAGISVPIMVGGAALTRKFTRTRIRPEYEGMVLYAKDAMDGLDLANKLSDPVNRSSLQLQLEQEREEDAQVQTVIKVMPEPVRIKRSEVSTEAPVYMPPDLDRHIIRNYPISHILPYVNMQMLLGHHLGLRGSVEQLLAAQDPKAVSLKETVDSIFDEAIRNGIIQAHAMYRFFPAQSEGNDILIYDPADSKTVLHRFSFPRQQVEPYLCLSDFLKSTDSGIMDYVGFLVVTAGHGVNKLSTEWKDKGDYLRSHALQAVALETAEGLAERVHHMMRDSWGFPDPEDMTMKRRLGARYQGIRVSFGYPACPDLEDQGPLFQLLKPEDIGVELTEGFMMEPEASVSAMVFSHPEAKYFNVDKA from the coding sequence TTGAGTAAGCCAAGTTTACAAGATATGCTAAAAGAACGAATATTAATCCTCGATGGTGCAATGGGCACCATGATTCAGCAGGAGGACCTCTCTCCAGAGGATTTTGGTGGAGAAGAACTGGATGGCTGTAACGAAATGCTGGTGCTTGAGCGGCCGGACGTGATTCAATATATACATGAAAAATACCTCGAGGCGGGTGCAGATCTAATCGAGACCAATACCTTTGGCGCGACATCCGTGGTATTGGCCGAATACGATATCCCGCATTTAGCCAAAGAAATCAATTTGGAGGCTGCTCGCTTAGCGCGTGCTGCTGTAGATAAATATTCGACACCAGAGCGCCCGCGTTACGTAATCGGGGCCCTAGGACCCACGACGAAGACGCTGTCGGTGACCGGAGGCGTGACGTTTGCCGAGCTGATTGAGAGCTACGAAGAGCAGGTTGTAGCTCTCATTGAGGGCGGGGTTGACGCGCTGCTGCTGGAAACATCGCAGGATACGCTGAATGTTAAGGCGGGTACGATTGGCATTCGTCAGGCTTTTGAGTCATGTGGCGTTCAGCTGCCAATTATGATATCAGGTACGATTGAGCCAATGGGAACCACACTCGCCGGTCAGAATATTGAGGCCTTCTGCATTTCATTAGAGCATATACAGCCGATTTCCATCGGGCTCAACTGTGCTACGGGTCCGGAGTTTATGAGAGACCACATTCGTTCGCTGTCAGATATGTCGAGTGCGGCGATTAGCTGCTATCCAAACGCAGGACTGCCAGATGAGAATGGTCACTATCATGAGTCTCCGGAATCCTTGGCGCAAAAAATGGGTGCTTTTGCCGAAAAAGGCTGGCTGAACATTGCCGGAGGGTGCTGCGGAACGACACCGGAGCATATCCGGGCATTAAGTGAGGTAATGAGCCGCTATGCACCGCGCCCGCTGTCAGGCAGCCATCTGCCCGCGCTTTCCGGAATTGATCCCGTCTACATTGAACAGGATAACCGTCCATATATGGTCGGCGAGCGGACGAATGTGCTCGGCTCGCGGAAGTTCAAGCGTCTTATTGTAGAAGGCAAGTATGAAGAGGCCTCGGAAATAGCCAGGGCGCAGGTCAAGAACGGTGCACATATTATTGATGTCTGCGTTCAGGACCCCGATCGGGAGGAGAAGGCCGATATGATCGCGTTCCTGGAGCTTGTCGTCAAAAAGGTCAAGGTGCCCTTGATGATTGACACAACCGATCCGGAAGTGATTGATCTGGCCTTGAGCTACTCCCAGGGGAAAGCGATTATTAACTCCATTAACCTTGAGGATGGCGAAGAAAAGTTTGAGCATGTAACTCCATTGATTCATAAGTACGGTGCTGCGGTGGTCGTGGGTACCATTGACGAGAGCGGCCAGGCCATACACCGGGAGGATAAATTAAACGTTGCAAAGCGCTCCTATGAGCTCTTGGTTCATAAATACGGAATCAAGCCGGAGGATATTATTTTTGACACGCTGGTGTTCCCGGTAGGTACCGGGGATGAGCAGTATATTGGCTCGGCCAAAGAAACGATTGAAGGAATTCGTCTCATTAAAGAGGCAATGCCGGAGTGCCATACGATTCTGGGGATTAGTAATGTTTCGTTTGGCTTGCCGGAGGCGGGCAGAGAGGTGCTGAACTCGGTATTCTTATATGAATGCACGAAGGCGGGCCTCGATTATGCCATCGTCAATACCGAGAAGCTGGAGCGTTATGCTTCTATCTCCGATGAGGAGAAGCGCCTTGCGGAGGATCTGATCTACCGGACCAATGATGATACCCTTTCCGCTTTTGTAGCCGCATTCCGGAATAAGAAGGTTGAGAAGAAGGAAAAGATCTCGAACCTTTCTCTAGAAGAGCGTCTAGCATCTTACGTGGTTGAAGGCTCCAAGGAAGGCTTGATCCCGGATCTGAATGAAGCCCTCAAAAAAAGCTCACCGCTGCAAATTATCAATGGTCCCCTGATGGAAGGGATGTCCGAGGTTGGGAGACTGTTTAATAATAACGAGCTGATCGTTGCCGAGGTGCTGCAGAGTGCGGAAGTCATGAAGGCTTCAGTAGCTTATCTGGAACCATTTATGGAGAAAAACGAATCGTCAGTTAAGGGGAAAATCATGCTCGCCACAGTCAAGGGTGATGTGCATGATATTGGAAAAAATCTGGTAGAAATCATCCTTGCGAACAATGGTTACCATATTGTTAACTTGGGTATAAAAGTACCACCGGAGCAGATCATTGAAGCGTATCGCAGAGAACAGCCCGATGCAATCGGGTTATCCGGTCTGCTGGTGAAGTCGGCCCAACAGATGGTTCTGACGGCACAGGATTTAAAAACGGCGGGCATCAGCGTTCCGATCATGGTGGGCGGAGCAGCGTTAACACGCAAATTTACCCGGACGCGGATTCGTCCCGAGTACGAAGGTATGGTGTTATATGCCAAGGATGCGATGGACGGCCTTGATCTTGCCAACAAGCTGAGTGATCCGGTTAACCGTTCCAGCCTGCAGCTGCAGCTTGAACAGGAGCGCGAGGAGGATGCACAGGTCCAAACTGTAATTAAGGTAATGCCAGAGCCGGTGCGGATTAAGCGTTCTGAGGTTTCTACGGAAGCGCCGGTATACATGCCGCCGGATTTGGATCGTCATATTATTCGTAACTACCCGATTTCTCATATTCTTCCTTATGTAAACATGCAGATGCTGTTAGGTCATCACCTCGGCCTGCGGGGATCGGTAGAGCAGCTCTTGGCAGCACAGGATCCCAAAGCAGTTTCATTAAAGGAGACGGTAGACAGCATTTTTGACGAAGCGATTCGCAACGGGATTATTCAAGCACACGCTATGTACCGCTTCTTCCCGGCGCAGTCGGAGGGCAATGATATTCTCATCTATGATCCAGCGGACTCCAAAACGGTGCTTCATCGTTTTAGCTTCCCAAGGCAGCAGGTTGAGCCTTATCTGTGTTTGTCTGACTTCTTGAAGTCTACAGACAGCGGAATTATGGATTATGTCGGCTTTCTCGTCGTTACGGCCGGGCATGGGGTTAACAAGCTGTCTACGGAGTGGAAGGACAAAGGCGATTATTTGAGATCTCATGCGCTCCAGGCAGTTGCTCTGGAAACCGCAGAGGGACTGGCGGAACGTGTCCATCATATGATGCGGGATTCCTGGGGCTTCCCGGATCCGGAGGATATGACCATGAAGCGTCGACTGGGTGCTCGTTATCAAGGTATTCGCGTCTCCTTTGGATATCCGGCATGTCCGGATCTGGAGGATCAGGGACCGCTGTTCCAGCTATTGAAGCCGGAAGACATTGGTGTGGAATTGACGGAAGGCTTTATGATGGAGCCGGAAGCTTCGGTATCGGCCATGGTGTTTAGTCACCCTGAGGCTAAATATTTTAATGTGGATAAAGCTTAA
- the rnz gene encoding ribonuclease Z: MELYFLGTNAGVPSLQRNVTSVALRLLEERGTIWLFDCGEGTQHQILRSPLKLSKLEYIFVTHMHGDHIFGLPGLLSSRGAQGAATKVTVFGPVGIQSFLQTALTLSQSRVNYPLDIVEHDGGVLLEDGTFKVEAARLEHRVDSYGYRITEKDRPGSLDLDQLQALGLKPGPLYGRLKRGESVELREGEMLHPSQVLLAPKKGRIVTILGDTRPCENVVPLAQDADVLLHEATFMHELADTAAEYFHSTSTQAAEAALQANARQLLLTHFSSRYKDVEHLQPLLEEAKAVFPDTKLAEDFALFPVTRRE; this comes from the coding sequence ATGGAGCTCTATTTTCTAGGGACGAACGCAGGGGTTCCTTCCTTGCAGCGTAACGTCACCTCAGTTGCCTTAAGACTGCTGGAAGAACGCGGGACCATCTGGCTGTTTGATTGCGGCGAAGGAACGCAGCATCAGATTCTCCGCTCTCCGCTGAAGCTGAGCAAGCTGGAATATATTTTTGTTACACATATGCATGGTGACCATATTTTTGGCTTGCCCGGCCTGCTATCGAGCCGTGGAGCGCAGGGAGCAGCCACCAAGGTGACTGTATTCGGACCTGTAGGAATACAGTCGTTTCTTCAAACAGCGCTGACGCTTAGTCAATCAAGAGTGAATTATCCGCTCGACATTGTGGAGCATGATGGAGGCGTATTACTCGAAGACGGTACCTTCAAGGTCGAGGCCGCCAGATTAGAGCATCGGGTAGACAGCTATGGCTACCGGATCACCGAGAAGGACCGCCCCGGCAGTCTCGATTTGGATCAGCTGCAGGCGCTTGGCCTAAAGCCCGGCCCGTTATACGGTCGTCTAAAGCGCGGGGAAAGCGTTGAGCTCCGCGAAGGGGAGATGCTGCATCCGTCTCAGGTGCTTCTGGCTCCCAAGAAGGGACGGATCGTAACGATTCTGGGGGACACTAGACCCTGCGAGAATGTGGTGCCGCTCGCCCAAGATGCCGATGTGTTGCTGCACGAGGCAACCTTCATGCATGAGCTTGCGGATACCGCGGCTGAATATTTTCACAGCACCTCGACGCAAGCCGCAGAGGCTGCGCTCCAAGCTAACGCGCGTCAGCTTCTGCTGACTCATTTCAGCTCCAGATACAAGGATGTAGAGCATCTACAGCCGCTGCTGGAGGAAGCCAAGGCGGTGTTTCCTGACACCAAGCTGGCGGAAGACTTTGCTTTATTTCCTGTCACTCGCAGGGAATAA
- a CDS encoding TIGR01457 family HAD-type hydrolase, with the protein MSIHTTGILIDLDGTLYHGKRRIPGADQFVSRLRERQLPFLFVTNNSSRTPEQVADHLKEMGIDAAADEVCTSSLAAASYISRELPGAKVAILGEEGLHAAIEQAGLQVTEDQPDYCVQGIYRSLSYDSLARAVQWIHGGAVSVLTNPDLLLPSDDGLSPGAGSLGAAIEAASGVKPIVIGKPSSILMNYAADRLGISPRQAVVVGDNMRTDIAAGAQAGCKTILVMTGITTPYNIEEHRTSAGVSPDYICETLSQAADLLCSGELFT; encoded by the coding sequence ATGAGCATACACACAACAGGGATCTTGATTGATTTGGACGGAACCTTGTATCACGGTAAGCGCCGCATTCCCGGAGCGGATCAATTCGTATCCCGGCTGAGGGAGCGTCAGCTGCCATTCCTGTTTGTGACGAACAATTCTTCACGAACTCCGGAGCAGGTTGCAGACCACCTGAAGGAAATGGGGATTGATGCTGCAGCGGATGAGGTGTGTACTTCATCTCTTGCCGCGGCGAGTTATATTTCCCGTGAATTACCGGGCGCAAAAGTGGCGATTCTGGGAGAAGAGGGACTTCACGCGGCTATCGAACAGGCTGGCCTGCAGGTTACAGAAGATCAGCCGGATTATTGTGTTCAAGGTATATACCGTTCTCTCAGCTATGATTCGCTGGCCCGTGCAGTCCAGTGGATTCACGGCGGTGCAGTATCCGTGCTGACTAATCCGGACCTGCTCCTGCCTTCGGACGATGGCCTGTCTCCTGGCGCCGGTTCACTGGGTGCAGCCATCGAAGCCGCTTCGGGCGTCAAGCCTATTGTCATTGGCAAGCCTTCGTCGATTCTGATGAACTATGCGGCTGACCGCCTGGGCATTTCACCAAGACAGGCTGTTGTGGTTGGTGATAATATGAGGACCGATATTGCGGCAGGGGCTCAGGCAGGCTGCAAGACCATACTCGTCATGACGGGAATTACGACACCGTATAATATCGAGGAGCACCGTACATCTGCAGGCGTGTCGCCAGACTACATTTGCGAAACGCTATCGCAGGCTGCCGACTTATTATGCAGCGGGGAGCTATTTACATAA
- the mutM gene encoding DNA-formamidopyrimidine glycosylase — protein MPELPEMENYRRLLSEVILNTPITDVTVQREKSINMAPELFASTLKGSRFIFIERRGKYLIFHLSDGKRLLLHLMLGGLLYLGHGHEDKPSRNTQIEISFGSATLYFIGLRLGYLHLLSAKESDLALEGLGPDLFSRKLTRERFTAILQSRRGTLKSLLVNQQAIAGIGNSYADEIAFAAGLHPSTKVQQLTESEISRLYDAAMSVLTDALEAGGYMELPLFQGDERTGGFDESFRIYDREGQPCVRCGSTIVKTELSGRKVFYCPVCQP, from the coding sequence ATGCCGGAGCTTCCGGAAATGGAGAACTATCGCAGGCTGCTGTCAGAAGTAATCTTGAATACCCCAATTACGGATGTAACCGTTCAGCGGGAGAAATCCATTAACATGGCACCTGAGCTGTTTGCCAGTACTTTAAAAGGCTCACGCTTCATTTTTATTGAACGCAGAGGCAAATACCTCATCTTCCACTTAAGCGACGGCAAACGGCTGCTGCTGCATCTGATGCTTGGAGGATTGCTGTACTTGGGACATGGACATGAAGACAAGCCGTCCCGAAATACACAAATTGAAATTTCATTCGGGTCTGCTACGCTATACTTTATCGGATTGAGACTCGGCTATTTGCATCTGCTCTCTGCCAAAGAAAGTGATCTTGCACTGGAAGGTCTGGGCCCGGATCTGTTTAGCCGAAAGCTCACCCGGGAGCGCTTCACAGCGATTCTCCAGAGTCGCAGGGGAACCTTGAAAAGCTTGCTCGTCAATCAGCAGGCTATTGCCGGGATCGGTAACAGCTATGCGGATGAGATTGCATTTGCAGCGGGGTTGCATCCTTCAACCAAGGTTCAGCAATTGACTGAGTCCGAGATCTCCAGGCTTTATGATGCTGCAATGAGCGTATTAACTGACGCTCTGGAGGCTGGCGGTTATATGGAGCTGCCTCTATTTCAGGGAGATGAACGAACGGGCGGCTTTGACGAATCCTTCAGGATTTATGATCGCGAAGGACAGCCTTGCGTCAGATGTGGCAGCACAATTGTTAAGACAGAGCTGAGCGGTAGAAAAGTATTTTATTGTCCGGTTTGTCAGCCGTAA
- a CDS encoding deoxyribonuclease IV: protein MNFTHTTPKVGGHVSTQGGYAAAARRALQMGGDAFQYFPKNPRRLHVKTPDFHDCLSCRAFCEEHGLVSVAHTPYPVNMAAGLLKGKEHYRLTVDCLINDLIIAEACGSLGIVVHFGHGSSQDQLTAYQNMIRCMNEVLREWNGQAKLLIENQAGDHGDMGITLEECVKVRELSSSPDQIGFCLDTCHWFASGQWQGENTAQLLKRGSELGYWESLALVHLNDSKYGAGSRKDRHERVGRGRIGKECLQSLLQSRELADKVFILETEKGEDGTHRQDIAKVRSWLN, encoded by the coding sequence ATGAATTTCACACATACCACACCTAAAGTTGGCGGACACGTAAGCACTCAAGGCGGATATGCTGCCGCTGCTCGGCGAGCCTTGCAGATGGGCGGTGACGCCTTTCAATATTTCCCGAAGAACCCGCGCCGGCTGCACGTAAAAACCCCTGATTTTCACGACTGCCTGTCATGCAGAGCCTTTTGCGAGGAGCATGGACTTGTTTCTGTTGCGCACACGCCTTATCCTGTGAATATGGCTGCTGGTCTGTTAAAGGGAAAAGAGCATTACCGGCTGACTGTGGATTGTCTGATCAATGACTTGATCATTGCGGAAGCTTGCGGCTCCCTCGGAATCGTGGTGCATTTTGGTCACGGCAGCAGTCAGGATCAGCTTACTGCCTACCAGAATATGATTCGCTGCATGAATGAGGTGCTGCGTGAGTGGAACGGACAAGCCAAGCTGCTGATTGAGAACCAGGCGGGTGACCATGGCGATATGGGTATCACGCTTGAAGAATGCGTGAAGGTGAGAGAGCTGTCTTCGTCTCCGGACCAAATCGGCTTCTGTCTGGATACCTGTCATTGGTTTGCCTCCGGACAGTGGCAGGGGGAGAATACGGCTCAGCTTTTGAAGCGGGGCTCAGAGCTCGGGTATTGGGAGTCATTGGCTCTCGTTCATCTGAATGACTCCAAATACGGAGCCGGCTCCCGGAAGGATCGTCATGAGCGTGTGGGGCGCGGCAGGATTGGAAAAGAGTGTCTGCAAAGCTTGCTGCAGAGCAGGGAGCTGGCTGATAAAGTGTTTATTTTGGAAACGGAAAAAGGCGAGGACGGAACTCACCGGCAAGATATTGCCAAAGTGAGATCCTGGCTGAACTAA
- a CDS encoding cyclic-phosphate processing receiver domain-containing protein — translation MIHVYLDDWRACPPGFALARNGEECLMLLRECKVGILSLDYELGPDVMNGGDVAAAIVREQLYPEEIFLHTSSPSGRTRMYEMLYQHKPLGVKVHHGPMPAEYLKNAGYSEA, via the coding sequence ATAATTCATGTATATTTGGATGATTGGCGTGCCTGTCCCCCAGGCTTTGCTCTCGCTAGAAACGGGGAAGAATGCCTAATGCTGCTGCGAGAGTGCAAGGTGGGTATTCTATCTCTCGATTATGAGCTGGGGCCGGATGTGATGAACGGCGGGGATGTGGCCGCGGCCATTGTACGGGAGCAGCTGTATCCGGAAGAAATTTTTCTTCACACTTCAAGTCCATCCGGACGCACGCGAATGTACGAGATGCTCTATCAGCACAAGCCTCTGGGCGTGAAGGTTCATCATGGTCCCATGCCGGCAGAGTATCTTAAGAATGCAGGGTATTCAGAAGCATGA
- a CDS encoding thioredoxin family protein, giving the protein MIAISEREFKERLAWQQQLRKQGRNGVQPVIVFLHTPFCGTCKAARKMLEVAEAMLPDGMLLESDVNFLPDLVQQLQVRSVPALLAVTDHDAEPYKILYRMGSVQDILSFVRGVMR; this is encoded by the coding sequence ATGATTGCTATTTCAGAACGGGAGTTCAAGGAGCGTCTGGCCTGGCAGCAGCAGCTGCGGAAGCAGGGACGGAATGGGGTACAGCCGGTTATTGTCTTTTTACACACTCCGTTCTGTGGAACCTGCAAGGCTGCACGTAAAATGCTGGAGGTTGCAGAGGCGATGCTTCCGGACGGAATGCTGCTGGAGAGCGATGTGAATTTTCTGCCTGACCTGGTCCAGCAGCTACAAGTGCGAAGTGTGCCGGCCCTATTGGCCGTCACTGATCATGACGCAGAGCCTTACAAGATATTGTACCGGATGGGCTCGGTTCAGGATATTTTGAGTTTTGTCAGAGGAGTGATGAGATGA
- a CDS encoding ABC transporter ATP-binding protein, translated as MISLQHIHYKREDRLILNDISLDMKPGEHWVILGRNGCGKTTLLEMITGYFFPSSGQVEVLGNLYGRCDVREVRKSIGYISQSLMEKLSLRDPVWEVVATGAYAFLRFYQQIPEQVEKQARELLDDMNFGHLANHPLGTLSQGERKKVMLARSLMADPQLLIMDEPCAGLDLYEREKMLLEIDRLRKRNVMVVYVTHHIEEIVPLFTHVALMKDGQLAGAGRKEEVLNKELIKAAYDIDAELEWDSGRPWIKVKSGG; from the coding sequence ATGATCTCATTGCAGCATATTCACTACAAAAGGGAAGACCGCCTGATCCTTAACGATATTTCCCTCGACATGAAGCCCGGGGAGCACTGGGTCATACTTGGCCGAAACGGCTGTGGAAAGACGACGCTGCTTGAAATGATTACAGGCTATTTTTTTCCCAGCTCTGGGCAGGTTGAGGTGCTCGGGAATCTGTATGGCCGATGTGATGTCAGAGAGGTTCGCAAGAGCATTGGTTATATCAGTCAGTCCTTGATGGAAAAGCTGTCTCTGCGTGATCCGGTATGGGAGGTTGTAGCCACGGGAGCGTATGCATTTCTTCGCTTTTATCAGCAGATTCCGGAGCAGGTGGAGAAACAGGCCCGTGAATTGCTTGATGATATGAATTTTGGTCATCTGGCTAATCATCCGCTCGGCACGTTGTCCCAAGGTGAACGTAAGAAGGTGATGCTGGCTCGTTCTCTGATGGCTGATCCTCAGCTGCTCATTATGGATGAGCCGTGTGCAGGGCTGGATCTGTATGAGCGTGAAAAAATGCTGCTTGAAATTGACCGGCTTCGTAAACGGAACGTAATGGTTGTCTATGTCACTCATCATATTGAAGAAATTGTTCCTCTGTTCACCCATGTTGCGTTAATGAAGGATGGACAGCTAGCAGGAGCTGGACGCAAAGAAGAGGTATTAAATAAAGAACTTATAAAAGCTGCTTATGATATTGATGCCGAGCTGGAATGGGACAGCGGGCGTCCGTGGATTAAAGTGAAATCTGGAGGGTAA